A window of the Lactuca sativa cultivar Salinas chromosome 5, Lsat_Salinas_v11, whole genome shotgun sequence genome harbors these coding sequences:
- the LOC111890735 gene encoding uncharacterized protein LOC111890735: MKKQSTLDGFLKRKHESSSQVPVEPPPTVIDANTPNDSVPMTDNPSKKPFHEMNDVDLNTLERDPSLRIQIYDYPVNQQDIIRRAYINRGPFQPILSTYPKSGPEDHKRSFQCSWFKQFPWLEYSQSSNAAKGIYYRWISKLEESRWEKCAFLQHIGTECTSFHNVAQKSYDDLLNEAQDIQNKIEKFTDEDRKKNRLRLKTIIYAVRWCAFQAIAFRGHNERPDSINKGNFLEMLEAICSFNNEMKELFRTAPKHASYTSRTIQKEILNLIANRVRRMICDEIDGGKFCLLVDEARDKSNREQMSIVLRFSIRGQGYDGASNMRGHFKRLQALISKDCSSAYYVHCFAHRLQLALMAASQGVIALQKFFTQLSFVINVVGASSKRADQLRDAQAEQMAYFKSISELETGRGLNQIGTLQRAGDTRWGSHLKSVSSLIKMFSPICEVLLKIIEDGTGSIRGDADSTYETITTFDFIFVLHLEKEIMEITYLLCQALQKQSQDILNALRLVAFTELLLQKIKDEIWDSFLSHVKSFCLERNIDIPNLSSSYFSRGARARNERSDHTLEHHYRVDIFIEAINCQLMELDHWFNDSSMELLHLSSTLDPKNSNEPFRSGDICQLVEKFYPEDFNETEKNLLKMQLQHSEADVIQHDDYKQLISISELCQWLIKTRRATNFYLIYRVVSLILTLPVSTATTERSFSAMSLVKTRLRNKMEDEFLNDSLVFYFERELAENITLETIVQDFKDAKDRRIPL; this comes from the exons ATGAAAAAACAATCAACACTTGATGgatttttaaaaagaaaacatGAAAGTTCTTCTCAAGTACCAGTAGAGCCACCCCCAACTGTTATAGATGCAAATACTCCTAATGATAGTGTTCCCATGACCGATAATCCATCCAAAAAACCTTTTCATGAAATGAATGATGTTGATCTTAATACACTAGAACGAGATCCTAGTTTGCGTATTCAAATTTATGATTATCCAGTCAATCAACAAGATATAATTCGACGAGCTTATATCAATCGTGGTCCCTTTCAACCAATACTTTCTACATATCCAAAATCCGGACCGGAAGACCACAAACGTAGCTTTCAATGTTCTTGGTTCAAGCAATTCCCATGGCTTGAATATTCACAAAGTTCAAATGCT GCAAAGGGCATTTACTATAGATGGATTTCAAAATTGGAAGAAAGTAGGTGGGAAAAATGTGCTTTTTTGCAACATATAGGAACAGAGTGTACATCTTTTCACAATgttgcacaaaaatcatatgatgaTTTGTTAAATGAGGCTCAAGATATACAAAATAAGATTGAGAAATTTACAGATGAAGATCGTAAGAAGAATAGATTGAGATTGAAGACTATTATTTATGCAGTTCGTTGGTGTGCTTTTCAAGCAATTGCATTTAGAGGTCATAATGAAAGACCAGATTCCATTAACAAAGGAAATTTCCTTGAAATGTTGGAGGCAATATGTTCTTTTAACAATGAGATGAAAGAATTGTTTCGCACTGCGCCTAAACATGCATCATATACATCACGAACAATTCAAAAAGAGATTTTAAACCTTATTGCTAATAGGGTGAGACGAATGATTTGTGATGAAATTGATGGTGGAAAATTTTGTTTACTTGTTGATGAAGCACGTGACAAGTCTAACAGAGAACAAATGTCTATTGTTTTGAGATTC TCGATTCGTGGTCAAGGGTATGATGGTGCAAGCAATATGCGAGGTCATTTCAAAAGGTTGCAAGCATTGATTTCGAAGGATTGTTCGTCTGCATATTATGTTCATTGCTTTGCTCATCGATTGCAATTAGCATTAATGGCCGCTTCACAAGGAGTTATTGCATTGCAAAAGTTTTTTACTCAATTATCTTTTGTTATCAATGTCGTTGGTGCTTCTTCCAAACGTGCTGACCAACTAAGAGATGCACAAGCAGAGCAAATGGCATATTTTAAATCTATTAGTGAGTTGGAGACTGGTAGAGGCCTCAATCAGATTGGTACATTACAACGGGCTGGAGATACCAGATGGGGTTCTCATTTGAAATCAGTTTCAAGCTTAATCAAAATGTTTAGTCCAATTTGTGAGGTTTTACTTAAAATTATTGAGGATGGCACTGGTTCGATTAGAGGAGATGCAGATTCAACATATGAGACTATTAcaacatttgatttcatttttgttCTACATCTAGAGAAAGAAATAATGGAGATCACATATTTACTCTGCCAAGCTTTACAAAAACAATCTCAAGATATATTGAATGCATTGAGGCTAGTTGCATTCACCGAATTGTTATTacaaaaaataaaagatgaaatatGGGATAGTTTTCTATCTCATGTTAAGTCATTTTGTCTGGAACGCAACATCGATATCCCTAATTTGTCTTCTTCTTACTTTAGTAGAGGGGCTCGAGCTCGTAATGAGCGTAGCGATCATACACTTGAACATCATTATCGAGTGGATATTTTCATCGAAGCAATTAACTGTCAGTTAATGGAATTAGATCATTGGTTCAATGATAGCTCGATGGAATTACTCCATCTTTCATCAACTTTAGATCCTAAAAATTCTAATGAGCCTTTTCGAAGTGGTGATATATGTCAATTAGTAGAAAAGTTTTATCCTGAAGATTTCAATGAAACTGAGAAAAATCTTTTGAAGATGCAACTCCAACATTCTGAGGCGGATGTTATTCAACATGATGATTATAAGCAATTGATATCTATTTCAGAATTATGTCAATGGTTGATAAAGACTAGAAGAGCAACCAATTTTTATTTGATTTATCGAGTAGTTAGTCTTATACTCACTCTTCCGGTTTCTACTGCTACAACAGAGAGATCATTTTCAGCAATGAGTCTTGTTAAAACAAGGCTACGAAATAAAATGGAAGATGAATTTTTAAACGACTCGTTGGTTTTTTACTTCGAAAGGGAGCTTGCAGAAAATATTACTTTAGAGACGATTGTGCAAGACTTTAAAGACGCAAAAGATCGACGAATTCCACTTTAA